ATTTTCGATTTGATACTGCGCTTTGGGAAGACGTTTAAGTTGAAGTTTAATCATGGAATAAGGAATAATGAGAAATGCCCTGGATGGAACCCAGGGCATTTCTCGTTCTTTATAAGGTCTTAATCAGTGCTTTTCTTTATTGTACCTTACTACCAGCTTAATATTTAAAAATTATAGCCCCCTACAAATGCTTCGGATAATTCATCAGTTTCACACTATAGATCTTGAATCCCTGCTGGTCCTGCACATAATTCACCACAAAACCCACCGTTACCTTCTTCTCCTCCGTCAGCGTAAACGTAATCTTCGGACTACTAAACAGCGTATATTTGATCGTCGTATTACCGGCTATATCCCCATAATCAGGAATCGTATCCAAACCCGGTGCCATCACAATATAAGCCGGATCCTTCGTACCCTGCCAATCCAGATCAGATACATCCAATGTATAAGTACCCGCCGGTAATGCGCTGCTGGTCGTCTGCCAGATCTTGCCATTATGAATAGCAGGTGAGCCCCAGCCACTTTCCATATCAATAGTACCCCCTTCATCTTTAGCATAACCGCCAAAACCGTCATGACTCTTTGCCGCCGTATTCGCACTCCAATCCGTCAGCGTACCCCAGCGCCCACCGGAATGCATTCCTGCTACCGTAAACGGTGTCGTTGTGTTTTTCAGGTATTTCGCAGAAATATCCTTAGATGGCCCAATCACCAATGCATCTACATCCAGGATTACAATCGTAACCGCAGCACCGGAAGCAATGTCATATTTACCCGCGTTCTTTAACCTTACCGCCAGCGCCAGTTTCTTCCCTTCATAATCTGAAGATTTCAACTGCGCAATGTCCACCGCCAGGGAAAAGGTAGCAGCTGTCTGCCCGGCCGGCACTGTAATAGAAGACGGCAGTGTATACAAGGCCGCCGGCATCAGCAGGGTTTTATTGTCCAGGATATTATTGAGTTTTAATAATGCAATCGTATCGGCGTCCGTCACAATATCTACCGTATAACCCGCCGCTTTGTAGGTGCTGCCCTGCGCCACCCCCAGCATAATATTGAGTTTCCCGCTGCTGGCATCTACCCTGTAATTATAGGTCGAAGAATCCGTACCCGTCGGCACCGCATAATTCGCATTGATCCCGCCAGATATATTGAGGGCCTGTGGCATGTAGATATTTGCAATGCCATAGCTGTCTTCATTTTTTTTACAAGCCCAGAGCGATAAAAGAAATATGATAATGATAGACTGTTTCATACATCAAGATTTTAAAAGAATGAATTACCAACCCGGATTCTGCACCAGCACCCCCTTGGAAATACTGATCTCCGTCTGCGGGAATGGGTAATAATACATCTTACTGGCATCAAAAACCCGTTCTTCT
This window of the Chitinophaga sancti genome carries:
- a CDS encoding DUF5013 domain-containing protein, which gives rise to MKQSIIIIFLLSLWACKKNEDSYGIANIYMPQALNISGGINANYAVPTGTDSSTYNYRVDASSGKLNIMLGVAQGSTYKAAGYTVDIVTDADTIALLKLNNILDNKTLLMPAALYTLPSSITVPAGQTAATFSLAVDIAQLKSSDYEGKKLALAVRLKNAGKYDIASGAAVTIVILDVDALVIGPSKDISAKYLKNTTTPFTVAGMHSGGRWGTLTDWSANTAAKSHDGFGGYAKDEGGTIDMESGWGSPAIHNGKIWQTTSSALPAGTYTLDVSDLDWQGTKDPAYIVMAPGLDTIPDYGDIAGNTTIKYTLFSSPKITFTLTEEKKVTVGFVVNYVQDQQGFKIYSVKLMNYPKHL